A single genomic interval of Arthrobacter sp. NicSoilB8 harbors:
- a CDS encoding metal-sulfur cluster assembly factor, producing the protein MTELNVARTGLEDVEEALKDVIDPELGVNIVDLGLLYGLKYSDDDGALLIDMTLTTAACPLTDVIEEQVGKALDGIVDDWRLNWVWMPPWGPERITEDGRDQMRALGFNI; encoded by the coding sequence ATGACCGAACTCAATGTGGCCCGCACGGGCCTCGAGGATGTTGAAGAGGCACTCAAGGATGTGATCGACCCGGAACTCGGGGTCAACATCGTTGATCTTGGCCTGCTCTACGGTCTGAAGTATTCAGACGACGACGGCGCCCTGCTGATCGACATGACGCTCACCACGGCCGCCTGCCCGCTCACCGACGTGATCGAGGAGCAGGTCGGCAAGGCCCTGGACGGGATTGTGGACGACTGGCGGCTGAACTGGGTGTGGATGCCGCCATGGGGTCCGGAACGGATCACCGAAGACGGGCGCGACCAGATGCGCGCACTGGGCTTCAACATCTAG
- a CDS encoding ABC transporter permease, with translation MTRVSGGAPLGSAPLGSAPRTARGSEPAPLLRRILLQGQYETITMLRNGEQLILAIVLPLLAMVGLTVTPLLDGLGSSRINIAVPGILALCAMSTAFTGQGIATGFDRRYGVLRFLSTTPLGRTGLIAGKILAVLAVLFLQVLVVTAVALMLGWQPNAAGWLPGMAILVLGAASFTALGLLVAGTVRPEATLAITNLLWILLGALGGIVLPAERLPALAQAVVHFLPSGALGQALRDAFLYGSVNAGAVLVLLLWTAIAGGAALRWFKWN, from the coding sequence ATGACCCGCGTTTCCGGCGGCGCCCCCCTGGGAAGCGCACCCCTGGGCAGCGCGCCGCGCACGGCACGGGGCAGCGAACCCGCTCCGCTGCTGCGCCGCATCCTGTTGCAAGGCCAGTACGAAACCATCACCATGCTCCGCAACGGCGAGCAGCTGATCCTCGCGATCGTTCTGCCGTTGCTGGCCATGGTCGGCCTGACAGTGACCCCGCTGCTGGACGGCCTCGGCTCAAGCCGCATCAACATTGCCGTCCCCGGCATCCTGGCCCTGTGCGCCATGTCCACGGCCTTCACGGGGCAGGGCATTGCCACCGGCTTCGACCGCCGCTACGGCGTCCTGCGCTTTCTCTCCACCACTCCCCTGGGCCGCACCGGGCTCATTGCGGGCAAGATCCTGGCCGTCCTGGCCGTATTGTTCCTCCAGGTGCTCGTGGTGACGGCCGTGGCCCTGATGCTCGGCTGGCAACCCAATGCCGCGGGCTGGCTGCCCGGGATGGCAATACTGGTTCTGGGCGCCGCGTCCTTCACGGCGCTGGGGCTGCTCGTTGCCGGGACGGTCCGGCCGGAGGCGACCCTGGCCATCACCAACCTGCTCTGGATCCTGCTCGGCGCACTCGGCGGGATCGTCCTCCCGGCCGAACGGCTCCCGGCACTGGCGCAAGCCGTGGTGCACTTCCTCCCCTCCGGCGCGCTGGGCCAGGCGCTGCGGGATGCGTTCCTGTACGGCAGCGTCAACGCCGGTGCCGTACTTGTCCTGCTGCTCTGGACGGCGATCGCCGGCGGCGCAGCACTCCGTTGGTTCAAGTGGAATTGA
- a CDS encoding MarR family transcriptional regulator, with amino-acid sequence MYSMSSSASAAVPGRGAARVGSARAHVAVVPDAVPAAGGSHPHDAEERTRDRVLNAVLEHGPISAAELGDLLGFTPAAVRRHLDHLSRSGVIEVKRAARAGAGAGRPARRYVLSSQGQSNLGNDYLDIATVALRRLGEAAGPEAVRQFAVERFADMERRYAPEIEQAGPDITARAHALSEALSRDGFVASAQSIEAKAPLPAALSSVQLCQGHCPIQHLAAQFPVFCDVETEVFSRLVGVDVRRLSTLARGGHVCTTHIPTGRPAAVGAPSPAAPGNPDEVSNHLQERP; translated from the coding sequence GTGTATTCCATGAGTTCCTCTGCGTCCGCTGCCGTCCCCGGCCGCGGCGCCGCGCGCGTCGGGTCCGCCCGGGCGCACGTGGCCGTCGTGCCGGACGCAGTTCCCGCGGCCGGCGGCAGCCACCCCCACGACGCCGAAGAGCGCACGCGTGACCGCGTCCTCAACGCCGTGCTGGAGCATGGACCCATCAGCGCCGCCGAACTCGGCGACCTCCTGGGCTTCACCCCGGCCGCCGTTCGCCGCCACCTCGACCACCTCTCGCGCAGCGGCGTCATTGAGGTCAAGCGGGCTGCCCGTGCCGGCGCCGGAGCCGGGCGTCCCGCCCGCCGCTACGTCCTGAGCTCCCAGGGCCAGTCGAACCTGGGCAACGACTACCTCGACATCGCCACGGTGGCGCTGCGGCGCCTGGGCGAGGCCGCAGGCCCCGAGGCGGTGCGGCAGTTCGCCGTCGAACGGTTCGCCGACATGGAACGCCGCTACGCGCCCGAGATCGAGCAGGCCGGACCGGACATCACGGCCCGCGCGCACGCCCTCTCCGAGGCGCTGAGCCGCGACGGTTTCGTTGCCTCGGCGCAGTCGATTGAAGCCAAGGCGCCGCTACCGGCCGCCCTCTCCAGCGTCCAGCTTTGCCAGGGGCACTGCCCCATCCAGCACCTGGCGGCCCAGTTCCCCGTGTTCTGCGATGTGGAGACCGAAGTGTTCTCCCGGCTGGTCGGCGTCGATGTGCGCCGGCTGTCCACCCTCGCGCGCGGCGGGCATGTCTGCACCACCCACATACCTACGGGCCGTCCGGCCGCCGTCGGGGCTCCCAGCCCCGCAGCCCCGGGCAACCCGGACGAAGTATCCAACCATCTGCAAGAAAGGCCGTGA
- a CDS encoding non-heme iron oxygenase ferredoxin subunit has protein sequence MTEQPKGELVCNASEIQLKQALRILIDDYPVAIVKDSMGEIHAIGDTCSHADISLSEGEVEGCKIECWGHGSQFDLRSGEPLQLPAYDPVPVFAVTVLDDEVYVDFTNVLNGAEAPNFS, from the coding sequence ATGACTGAACAGCCAAAGGGCGAGCTGGTCTGCAACGCCAGCGAGATCCAACTCAAGCAGGCGCTGCGGATCCTGATCGACGACTACCCCGTCGCGATCGTAAAGGACTCGATGGGGGAGATCCACGCCATCGGCGACACCTGCTCGCATGCGGACATCTCGCTCTCCGAAGGAGAGGTCGAAGGCTGCAAGATCGAGTGCTGGGGCCACGGTTCCCAGTTCGACCTGCGCAGCGGTGAGCCGCTCCAGCTGCCGGCCTATGATCCTGTTCCTGTCTTTGCCGTGACCGTCCTGGATGACGAGGTCTATGTGGACTTCACCAATGTCCTGAACGGCGCCGAGGCCCCGAACTTCAGCTAG
- the sufD gene encoding Fe-S cluster assembly protein SufD, which translates to MTDITTEKARIGAPSAQPFINGFTEEGESLSPLNAAESKSPLAGEAVKRHSHGGGVGIPDSSRAGRLTSYKLADFKPLTGMEEDWRFTPLKRLRGLHTEVLNGAAPAVSVTAPDSVTVETVGRDDRRIGSAAIPEDRVSANAWENFTEATVITVPAEVQADGEVSVLLTGQGTEASAQHVVIIAEKFSKSVVVLDHQGTAVVSENIEILVEDGAQLTVISLQEWNDDAVHASSQQAKLGRDAKFKHIVVSLGGDLVRVTPSARFTAPGAEVELFGLYFADAGQHLEQRLFVDHAVANCKSNVLYKGALQGRNAHTVWVGDVLIRKEAEGTDTYEANRNLVLTDGARADSVPNLEIETGLIAGAGHASATGRFDDQHLFYLMARGIPEEVARRLVVRGFLNEIIQQIKVPAIEERLTDAVERELAATNN; encoded by the coding sequence ATGACTGACATCACTACTGAAAAGGCCCGCATCGGCGCGCCCTCAGCCCAGCCGTTCATCAACGGTTTCACCGAGGAAGGCGAGAGCCTTTCGCCGCTGAACGCCGCGGAGTCCAAGTCACCGCTGGCCGGCGAAGCCGTCAAACGCCACTCGCACGGCGGCGGCGTCGGCATCCCGGACAGCTCCCGCGCCGGACGCCTGACCTCCTACAAGCTGGCAGACTTCAAGCCGCTGACCGGCATGGAGGAAGACTGGCGGTTCACCCCGCTCAAGCGCCTTCGTGGCCTCCACACCGAAGTCCTCAACGGCGCCGCACCGGCCGTGAGCGTCACCGCCCCGGACAGCGTCACGGTGGAGACTGTCGGCCGCGACGACCGCAGGATCGGCTCCGCCGCCATCCCCGAGGACCGCGTCTCCGCCAACGCCTGGGAGAACTTCACCGAGGCCACCGTCATCACGGTCCCCGCCGAGGTCCAGGCCGACGGCGAGGTCAGCGTCCTGCTGACCGGACAGGGCACTGAGGCGTCCGCGCAGCACGTTGTGATCATCGCCGAAAAGTTCTCCAAGTCCGTCGTCGTCCTGGACCACCAGGGCACCGCGGTCGTCTCGGAAAACATCGAGATCCTCGTTGAAGACGGCGCGCAGCTCACCGTCATCTCGCTCCAGGAATGGAACGACGACGCCGTGCACGCATCCTCCCAGCAGGCGAAGCTCGGCCGCGACGCGAAGTTCAAGCACATTGTCGTCAGCCTCGGCGGCGACCTCGTGCGCGTCACGCCCTCGGCACGCTTCACCGCCCCGGGCGCCGAAGTGGAACTCTTCGGCCTGTACTTCGCCGACGCCGGCCAGCACCTCGAACAGCGCCTGTTCGTGGACCACGCCGTCGCCAACTGCAAGTCCAACGTGCTGTACAAGGGCGCACTCCAGGGCCGCAACGCCCACACCGTGTGGGTAGGCGACGTCCTAATCCGCAAGGAAGCCGAGGGCACCGACACGTACGAGGCCAACCGCAACCTCGTCCTGACCGACGGCGCCCGCGCGGACTCCGTGCCGAACCTTGAGATCGAGACCGGCCTCATCGCCGGCGCCGGCCACGCCAGCGCCACGGGACGGTTCGATGACCAGCACCTGTTCTACCTGATGGCCCGCGGCATTCCGGAAGAGGTGGCCCGCCGCCTGGTGGTCCGCGGCTTCCTGAACGAGATCATCCAGCAGATCAAGGTTCCGGCCATCGAGGAGCGCCTCACGGACGCTGTCGAGCGCGAACTCGCGGCAACGAACAACTAG
- a CDS encoding COX15/CtaA family protein, whose product MSTASRTPRIISGFTSRLPVSVDNKVRRLAVLSLIGQIVLVVTGGAVRLTASGLGCPTWPRCTEASLATTPEMGFHGIIEFGNRLLTFALAAVAVMMLVYLWNLRKERRDLFLLALGLLASIPAQAVIGGITVLTQLNPWVVGLHFLVSMALVVLATLLVNRAYGRTGKAGTVQLPALPGAARPVMAAVAFFSALAVCLGVVVTGAGPHAGDANAPRNDLDWDLFAHIHAVPAYLVTAGALFGLFLVLRGRIPGPFRSAVFMLLGVTVLQAVIGFTQYYNGIPALLVGAHMLAAALLMSAATNAADLARYSPVK is encoded by the coding sequence GTGAGCACGGCGTCACGCACTCCCCGGATCATTTCCGGGTTCACCTCCCGGCTGCCCGTCAGCGTCGACAACAAGGTCAGGCGACTGGCCGTCTTGTCCCTCATCGGCCAGATTGTCCTGGTGGTGACCGGCGGCGCCGTCCGGCTGACGGCCTCGGGCCTGGGTTGCCCCACCTGGCCGCGCTGCACCGAGGCGTCGCTCGCGACCACGCCGGAAATGGGCTTCCACGGCATCATCGAATTCGGCAACCGGCTCCTGACGTTCGCGCTGGCCGCCGTCGCGGTGATGATGCTCGTCTACCTGTGGAACCTCCGCAAGGAACGCCGCGACCTCTTCCTGCTGGCTTTGGGGCTGCTCGCCAGCATCCCTGCCCAGGCTGTGATCGGCGGCATCACGGTGCTGACCCAGCTGAACCCGTGGGTCGTGGGCCTGCACTTCCTGGTGTCCATGGCCCTCGTGGTCCTCGCGACGCTTCTGGTGAACCGGGCGTACGGCCGCACGGGCAAGGCCGGGACCGTCCAGCTTCCCGCCCTGCCGGGCGCCGCACGCCCGGTGATGGCCGCCGTCGCGTTCTTCTCCGCCCTGGCCGTCTGCCTGGGCGTCGTGGTGACCGGGGCCGGACCTCACGCCGGCGACGCCAATGCCCCGCGGAACGACCTCGACTGGGACCTGTTCGCGCACATCCACGCCGTGCCGGCCTACCTGGTGACCGCCGGTGCGCTGTTCGGGCTGTTCCTCGTGCTCCGCGGCCGGATCCCGGGGCCGTTCCGTTCCGCGGTGTTCATGCTGCTGGGCGTCACGGTGCTCCAGGCGGTCATCGGCTTCACGCAGTACTACAACGGCATCCCGGCGCTGCTGGTCGGCGCGCACATGCTGGCGGCGGCCCTGCTGATGAGCGCGGCCACCAACGCCGCAGACCTGGCCCGCTACAGCCCGGTGAAATAG
- a CDS encoding acyltransferase: protein MRPRLDGLDVLRGAAVGAVLLGHSWPGIFQGAGIVGVIVFFVLSGYLITNVLLRDVERHRKIRYGRFYAHRAFRLVPALVSLLGVYATVELATDVLGDRSKGIVGYTVLAGLGYLKDIPLPFDVSMAIGPLWTLAVEEQFYLVWPALLVLALRRNRQGRLIGWSAAVAVSLMSASVLAMLILAPQLHSLVYALPTTWGLGLIIGSALRLYRVHVFGWFSGRRFRRAALLGAVVVLAALAYFPKANETPAFFFIGGPLAMAASAVLVALAASRTAAMPKWTRPAQLLGTVSYAAYLWNYVVILWLNGGSTADLQPLVAVSAIVLTLLIAVVSWHTVEKLGRIGRERFDKRYPEQRPPAGPTAGPAARPNASHTASRPGPDTEAAAGNARPAAAASRIPHGTGRPLSSGARPA, encoded by the coding sequence GTGCGACCGCGGCTCGACGGCCTGGACGTTCTGCGCGGCGCTGCCGTTGGCGCCGTCCTGCTCGGACATTCCTGGCCGGGCATCTTTCAAGGTGCAGGCATCGTCGGCGTCATTGTCTTCTTCGTGCTGAGCGGCTACCTGATCACCAACGTGCTGCTCAGGGACGTCGAACGGCACCGGAAAATCCGGTACGGGCGCTTCTACGCGCACAGGGCCTTCCGGCTGGTGCCGGCGCTGGTCTCGCTCCTGGGCGTCTACGCAACCGTTGAATTGGCCACAGACGTCCTCGGCGACCGGTCCAAGGGGATCGTCGGATACACCGTCCTCGCCGGGCTCGGCTACCTCAAGGACATACCCCTGCCGTTCGACGTCAGCATGGCCATCGGCCCGCTCTGGACCCTGGCGGTGGAAGAACAGTTCTACCTGGTCTGGCCCGCCCTGCTGGTGCTCGCCCTGCGGCGCAACCGTCAGGGACGGCTCATCGGCTGGTCTGCAGCCGTCGCCGTGTCCCTCATGAGCGCGAGCGTGCTGGCGATGCTGATCCTGGCCCCGCAGCTGCACTCCCTGGTCTATGCCCTGCCGACCACGTGGGGGCTGGGACTCATCATCGGTTCGGCCCTGCGCCTGTACCGGGTCCACGTCTTTGGGTGGTTCTCCGGCCGGCGGTTCAGGCGCGCGGCCCTGCTCGGCGCGGTCGTTGTCCTGGCCGCGCTGGCCTACTTCCCGAAAGCCAACGAGACGCCCGCCTTCTTCTTCATCGGCGGTCCGCTGGCCATGGCTGCTTCCGCCGTCCTGGTGGCTCTTGCCGCCTCCCGCACCGCCGCGATGCCGAAATGGACGCGCCCGGCCCAACTGCTGGGAACAGTTTCCTACGCCGCCTACCTCTGGAACTACGTCGTCATCCTCTGGCTGAACGGCGGATCGACGGCCGACCTTCAGCCGCTCGTGGCGGTGTCGGCCATCGTGCTGACCCTGTTGATCGCCGTCGTCAGTTGGCACACAGTCGAAAAGCTGGGACGCATCGGGCGGGAGCGCTTCGACAAGCGCTATCCGGAGCAGCGCCCGCCCGCCGGCCCGACAGCCGGGCCGGCCGCCAGGCCGAACGCCAGCCACACCGCATCCCGGCCAGGACCGGACACCGAGGCGGCTGCGGGCAACGCGCGCCCGGCCGCGGCTGCGAGCCGGATTCCGCACGGCACCGGACGCCCGCTCAGTTCAGGCGCACGCCCGGCGTGA
- a CDS encoding ABC transporter ATP-binding protein — protein sequence MRSPESPVLTISGLVKDVGPLPTLDGKMLRVVSGLSLVAERGQVTALLGANGAGKTTTIECAQGLQKRTSGSISLLGQDPDSAGAGLRARVGVMLQDGGLPPSARPIPLLRHIAGMYQDPWPVDELIGRLGIDSFSRTSVRRLSGGQKQRLALAAALVGNPEVLFLDEPSAGLDPQSRQMVFDLISELRNSGMGIILTTHLMDDAQRLADYVYIIDAGRNVAEGTVAQLLRHELPAGGDGQHIRTLLFETEPGLDFTGVLPDGVDVTEARAGSYAATGALTPADLAAITAWWAARGIMPRSLSLEARSLEDVFLDISGREIR from the coding sequence GTGCGATCTCCCGAATCCCCCGTTCTGACCATCAGCGGGCTCGTTAAGGATGTTGGTCCACTGCCCACTCTCGACGGCAAGATGCTGCGCGTGGTCAGCGGCCTGTCCCTCGTTGCCGAACGCGGCCAGGTAACAGCCCTGCTCGGTGCCAACGGCGCCGGCAAAACCACCACCATCGAATGCGCGCAGGGGTTGCAGAAGCGCACCTCCGGCAGCATCAGCCTGCTCGGCCAGGATCCGGATTCCGCGGGGGCCGGACTCCGGGCCCGCGTCGGGGTCATGCTGCAGGACGGCGGCCTGCCCCCGTCAGCCCGCCCCATCCCCCTGCTGCGGCACATCGCCGGCATGTACCAGGACCCGTGGCCCGTGGATGAACTCATCGGGCGCCTGGGAATCGACTCCTTCAGCCGCACCTCGGTGCGGCGCCTGTCCGGCGGGCAGAAGCAGCGCCTTGCCCTGGCCGCGGCGCTGGTCGGCAACCCGGAAGTCCTCTTCCTCGACGAGCCAAGCGCCGGCCTGGACCCGCAGTCCCGCCAGATGGTCTTCGACCTCATCTCCGAGCTGCGCAACAGCGGGATGGGAATCATCCTGACCACCCACCTCATGGACGACGCCCAGCGCCTGGCCGATTACGTCTACATCATCGACGCCGGCCGTAACGTCGCCGAGGGCACCGTCGCCCAGCTCCTGCGGCACGAGCTTCCCGCCGGCGGCGACGGGCAGCACATCCGCACCCTGCTGTTCGAAACCGAGCCCGGCCTGGACTTCACCGGCGTGCTGCCCGACGGCGTCGACGTCACCGAGGCGCGGGCCGGCAGCTACGCCGCCACGGGCGCCCTCACCCCCGCCGACCTCGCCGCGATCACCGCGTGGTGGGCGGCCCGAGGGATCATGCCCCGGTCGCTGAGCCTTGAGGCACGCAGCCTCGAGGACGTCTTCCTGGACATCTCCGGAAGGGAGATCCGATGA
- the sufB gene encoding Fe-S cluster assembly protein SufB, giving the protein MTDQLSEKKVADSTVISEILEKNPELHGIGTYEYGWADKNDVGANARRGIDEDVVRDISAKKSEPEWMLDLRLKGLKYFDRKPMPTWGADLSGIDFDNIKYFVRSTEKQAATWEDLPEDIRNTYEKLGIPEAERSRLVSGVAAQYESEVVYHQIREDLEQQGVIFLDTDTALREHPEIFQEYFGTIIPVGDNKFASLNTAVWSGGSFVYVPKGVHVDIPLQAYFRINTENMGQFERTLIIADEDSYVHYIEGCTAPIYTSDSLHSAVVEIIVKKGARVRYTTIQNWSTNVYNLVTKRAICEEGATMEWIDGNIGSKVTMKYPAVYLVGEGAKGETLSIAFAGEGQHQDTGSKMVHIAPNTKSSIISKSVARGGGRAAYRGLVQVREGAKHSANTVRCDALLVDTISRSDTYPYIDIREDDVTMGHEATVSRVSEEQLFYLMSRGMREDEAMAMIVRGFIEPIARELPMEYALELNRLIELQMEGSVG; this is encoded by the coding sequence ATGACGGACCAACTATCAGAGAAGAAGGTTGCTGACTCTACTGTGATTTCGGAGATTCTCGAGAAGAATCCCGAGCTCCACGGAATCGGCACCTACGAGTACGGCTGGGCCGACAAGAACGACGTCGGGGCCAACGCCCGCCGCGGCATCGATGAAGACGTTGTCCGCGACATTTCGGCCAAGAAGAGCGAGCCGGAATGGATGCTGGACCTCCGCCTCAAGGGCCTGAAGTACTTCGACCGCAAGCCCATGCCCACGTGGGGTGCGGACCTCTCCGGCATCGACTTCGACAACATCAAGTACTTCGTGCGGTCCACCGAGAAGCAGGCCGCCACGTGGGAAGACCTCCCCGAGGACATCCGCAACACGTACGAGAAGCTGGGCATCCCGGAAGCCGAGCGCAGCCGCCTGGTTTCGGGCGTCGCGGCCCAGTACGAGTCCGAGGTTGTCTACCACCAGATCCGTGAGGACCTGGAACAGCAGGGCGTCATCTTCCTGGACACCGACACCGCGCTGCGCGAGCACCCGGAGATCTTCCAGGAGTACTTCGGCACCATCATCCCGGTGGGCGACAACAAGTTCGCCTCGCTGAACACGGCCGTCTGGTCCGGCGGATCCTTCGTGTACGTGCCCAAGGGCGTCCACGTGGACATCCCGCTGCAGGCCTACTTCCGCATCAACACGGAAAACATGGGCCAGTTCGAGCGCACGCTGATCATCGCCGACGAGGACTCCTACGTCCACTACATCGAAGGCTGCACCGCGCCGATCTACACCTCCGACTCGCTGCACTCCGCCGTCGTGGAGATCATCGTGAAGAAGGGCGCCCGCGTCCGCTACACGACCATCCAGAACTGGTCCACGAACGTGTACAACCTGGTCACCAAGCGTGCCATCTGCGAAGAGGGCGCCACCATGGAGTGGATCGATGGCAACATCGGCTCCAAGGTCACCATGAAGTACCCGGCCGTCTACCTCGTCGGCGAGGGGGCCAAGGGCGAGACCCTGTCCATCGCGTTCGCCGGCGAAGGCCAGCACCAGGACACCGGTTCCAAGATGGTCCACATCGCGCCCAACACCAAGAGCTCGATCATCTCCAAGTCCGTGGCCCGCGGCGGCGGCCGCGCCGCCTACCGCGGCCTGGTCCAGGTCCGTGAAGGCGCCAAGCACTCGGCCAACACGGTCCGCTGCGACGCCCTGCTGGTGGACACCATCAGCCGCTCGGACACCTACCCGTACATCGACATCCGCGAGGACGACGTCACCATGGGCCACGAGGCCACGGTCTCGCGCGTCAGCGAAGAACAGCTGTTCTACCTGATGTCCCGCGGCATGCGCGAAGACGAAGCCATGGCGATGATCGTCCGCGGCTTCATCGAGCCCATTGCCCGCGAACTGCCGATGGAATACGCCCTCGAGCTGAACCGCCTGATTGAACTGCAGATGGAAGGATCGGTCGGTTAA
- a CDS encoding neutral zinc metallopeptidase, which yields MSFNDNAPLDPSQVQDRRGMGRGPMIGGGIGGGIILLLAALFGINPQLLEGLAGTAQEPQSQSQGSAPACQTGADADARLDCRITGTVNSLNAFWPAYLAQYNTKYPRPKAVIFTGGTNTGCGAATSEVGPFYCPVDTTAYFDPGFFQELVDRFGSSGGPLAQEYVVAHEFGHHVQNLLGDLDRAQQDPQGPRSGGVRVELQADCYAGLWAHYATTQPDPKNGQPYLEPFTDQDVRDALSAASAVGDDRIQKAATGRVSPEAWTHGSSAQRQKWFYQGFTTGDINKCDTFAVATP from the coding sequence ATGAGCTTCAACGACAACGCCCCGCTGGATCCGTCGCAGGTCCAGGACCGCCGAGGGATGGGCCGCGGCCCCATGATCGGCGGCGGGATCGGCGGCGGCATCATCCTGCTGCTCGCCGCCCTGTTCGGCATCAACCCCCAGCTCCTCGAGGGCCTGGCCGGCACGGCTCAGGAGCCCCAGTCGCAGAGCCAGGGGTCTGCCCCCGCCTGCCAGACCGGCGCCGACGCCGACGCCCGCCTCGACTGCAGGATCACCGGCACGGTCAACAGCCTGAACGCGTTCTGGCCGGCGTATCTGGCGCAGTACAACACGAAATACCCGCGGCCCAAGGCCGTGATCTTCACGGGCGGCACCAATACCGGCTGCGGCGCCGCTACCTCGGAAGTGGGACCGTTCTACTGTCCCGTCGACACGACGGCATACTTCGATCCGGGGTTCTTCCAGGAACTCGTGGACCGGTTCGGCTCCTCCGGCGGCCCGCTGGCCCAGGAATATGTGGTGGCCCACGAATTCGGCCATCACGTCCAGAACCTGCTGGGTGATCTGGACCGTGCGCAGCAGGATCCCCAGGGCCCCCGATCCGGGGGCGTCCGGGTGGAACTCCAGGCCGACTGCTACGCGGGGCTGTGGGCCCACTATGCCACCACGCAGCCGGACCCCAAGAACGGCCAGCCCTACTTGGAGCCCTTCACGGACCAGGACGTACGGGATGCGCTGTCGGCCGCCTCGGCGGTGGGCGACGACCGCATCCAGAAGGCCGCGACGGGCCGGGTCTCGCCCGAGGCCTGGACCCACGGGTCCAGTGCGCAGCGGCAGAAGTGGTTCTACCAGGGCTTCACGACCGGGGACATCAACAAGTGCGACACGTTTGCGGTGGCAACGCCGTAG
- the sufC gene encoding Fe-S cluster assembly ATPase SufC, with the protein MSTLEIKDLHVSIDTEQGTKEILKGVSLTIRTGETHAIMGPNGSGKSTLASTIAGHPRYNVTSGSITLDGEDVLAMSVDERARAGLFLAMQYPVEVPGVSMTNFLRTAKTAIDGEAPKLRTWTKDVKAAMAQLRIDADFTQRNVNEGFSGGEKKRVEILQLELFKPKFAILDETDSGLDVDALKVVSEGVNRAHAAGNMGTLLITHYTRILRYIKPEFVHVFVDGQVVEEGGPELADRLEEEGYDRYATGAGAATIAAADAAAQA; encoded by the coding sequence ATGTCTACTCTTGAGATCAAGGACCTGCACGTCAGCATTGACACCGAGCAGGGCACCAAGGAAATCCTGAAGGGCGTCAGCCTGACCATCAGGACCGGCGAGACGCACGCCATCATGGGCCCGAACGGTTCCGGCAAGTCCACCCTCGCGTCCACGATCGCGGGTCACCCGCGCTACAACGTCACCTCGGGCTCGATTACGCTCGACGGCGAAGACGTCCTCGCGATGAGCGTCGACGAGCGCGCCCGCGCCGGACTGTTCCTGGCCATGCAGTACCCCGTCGAGGTTCCCGGCGTGAGCATGACGAACTTCCTGCGCACGGCCAAGACGGCCATCGACGGCGAGGCACCCAAGCTGCGCACCTGGACGAAGGACGTCAAAGCCGCCATGGCGCAGCTGCGCATCGACGCCGACTTCACCCAGCGCAACGTCAACGAAGGCTTCTCCGGCGGCGAGAAGAAGCGCGTGGAGATCCTCCAGCTGGAGCTCTTCAAGCCGAAGTTCGCCATCCTCGACGAGACCGATTCCGGCCTCGACGTCGATGCACTGAAGGTTGTCTCCGAGGGCGTCAACCGCGCCCACGCCGCAGGCAACATGGGCACCCTGCTCATCACGCACTACACCCGGATCCTGCGCTACATCAAGCCGGAATTCGTGCACGTGTTCGTTGACGGCCAGGTTGTGGAAGAAGGCGGCCCGGAACTCGCCGACCGCCTCGAAGAAGAAGGCTACGACCGCTACGCCACCGGCGCAGGGGCGGCCACCATCGCTGCCGCTGACGCTGCAGCCCAGGCCTAG